The genomic stretch TACAAGAATAGATTTAATAGAAATATTAAAGGAAAATGGCTATGATGTTGTAGGAGAAGCAGCTGATGGGATAGAAGCTGTTGAAGTCTGTAAAAAATTACAACCTGATATAGTTCTTTTGGATATTAAAATACCATATATTTCGGGATTAAAGGTTGCTAATATTTTAAAAGAAGAAGGTTTTAAAGGTTGTGTTATTATATTAACTGCATATAATATAGCAGAATATATACAAGAGGCATCAAATACAATAGTTATGGGTTATATTTTAAAACCTATTGATGAACCAATTTTTATAGAAAGATTGAATTTAATATATAAAAATTTTAAATTATATGATGATTTAAGAATAGAAGTAGATGATACTAAGAAAAAATTAGAAGAAAGAAAGGTTATTGAAAGAGCTAAAGGTATAATAATGTCTAAATATTCTTTGAATGAAGAAGAAGCATATAAAAAGATTCGGGATTTAAGTATGCAAAAAAGAATAAGTATGTTTAAATTATCTGAAATTATTATTCTTACAGGAGGTTTAGAGTAATGCTAAAATTATTATGTAAAATTTGTGCTACTTTAACACCTTCTGATATAGACATAGTTGACCAGATGTCAAATGTAGCAACAATATTGAGTAAAATATTGGATATGGATGTTTTTTTAGATTGTCCTACAAAAAAAGAAGATGAGGCTATGGTAGTATTTCATGCTCGTCCTGAAAAGAGTAGTCTTTATAGCAAAGATATTTCTGGTGAAATAGCACACAGATTTAATGAACCAGCGGTATTTAGAACCTTTGAAACAGGTTTACCATCAAGAAATTATAAAGCAGTTACTCAAGAAAAGGCGAATGTTTTGCAGAATATA from Fusobacterium simiae encodes the following:
- a CDS encoding ANTAR domain-containing response regulator, whose amino-acid sequence is MSLKVVVVEDETLTRIDLIEILKENGYDVVGEAADGIEAVEVCKKLQPDIVLLDIKIPYISGLKVANILKEEGFKGCVIILTAYNIAEYIQEASNTIVMGYILKPIDEPIFIERLNLIYKNFKLYDDLRIEVDDTKKKLEERKVIERAKGIIMSKYSLNEEEAYKKIRDLSMQKRISMFKLSEIIILTGGLE